The DNA region GTGTCGCAACAGATCGGGGGGTCGTTCGGAATCGCGGTGCTAGCTGTGGTGCTGCAGACCCAGGTGCGCAACGTGTCCTCGCCCGCGCAGGCGGCGCACGCGTTCAGCCACACGTTCTGGTGGGCCGTGGGATTCATGGCGCTGGGCCTGGCCGTGTCGCCCCTGCTGCCAGGCAAGTCCATGACCCAGGCCGCGCCGCCGCTCGAGCTCGTCGACGCGGAGGTTTAGCCGGCCGCGGGGGCCGGGTGCGTGATGACCCACTAGGTGACGTCCGCCAGGGAAACGGGTACGTGGTGACCCACTACGACACCGTCGCCGCGCGAACGGGTACGTGGTGACCCACTTGCTGGGGAGTGGGGGCGCCTAGACGGTTGCGCCCTCGCGCGTCAGCAGCTCGCGCTTCACCTCGACACCCCAAGCGAAGCCCGTGAGCGAGCCGGACGCGCCCACCACTCTGTGACACGGCACGAACAGGGCGACCGCGTTGCGGCCGCACGCCGCGCCGACCGCGCGGCTCGCGCCTGGGCTGCCGAGTTCGGCCGCGAGTTCGCCATAGCGGCGCACCTCGCCACGCGGAATCTCTCGCAGCGCGGTCCACACGGCACGCTGGAACGCCGTGCCGTGTTGGGCGACGGGCACGCGAGCGGGCGCCTCGACATCTCCGGCGTAGAAAGCCCGCACCGCGGCCGACGCGCGGCACGCTCCCGCGGTGAGATCCGCTGGCGCAAGGCGTGCGCGACCGGCCACGCCCTCCACATCCGCCGACCACCCCGCGGCGACCACGGCGCCTTCGGGATTCTCGACCAGAGTGAAGGGGCCGTCTGGGGTGTCGAGCGTCTCGACCGTGTAGGTGGTCACGATGGTCCTCCAGGGAGTGAGGGGGGTGAGCTGGTCAGGGTGCGGGGGTTCGAGGTGCGGGGGTTCGAGGTGCGGTGGGGCGTGCGGGGCGTGCGGGGCGTGCGGTGGGTGAGCTGGTTGGGGGTGCGCTCACGGGCGACGCCGCCGCCCGCCACAGGTGCATCATCAGGTAACTGCGCCACGGAGCGAACGCCGCCGCAGCCTCGGAGAGGGGTTTCGCATCGCGCGGGAGGCCGAGCGCGGCCGCGCCGTTGCGCACGGCGATGTCGCCCGTGAGCAGCAGGTCGGGGCTGCCAAGCACGCGCAGCGCCACATAGTTCGAGGTCCACGGGCCGATGCCTGGGATCGCCTCAAGGACGGACGTGAGCTCGTCGCGGGTCGCGCCCACGTCGAGGGGGAGCTCGCCGGATGCGGCGGCCTCGCATGCGAGCGCGAGCGCCTCGCGACGCCTGCCCGGCCCCGTCACGACGTCGCGCACCGCCGACGCGAGGGTGGCCGCAGTGGGAAAGAGGTGGGTGACCTCAAGCGGCATCGGAGCCAACGCGGGCGGGAGCGGCTCCGCGAGCTCGGCCACAAGCCTCCGCACCGCGGTGCGCGCGGCGGCCACCGTCACCTGCTGGCCAAGGATCGCGCGCACCACCATCTCCACGGGATCGAGCGCACCGGGGATGCGGATGCCCCGGGTGGTCGCGATGGATGCTGCCATCCGGGGGTCAGCCGCGAGCGCCGCCTCATACATGGCGGGGTCGGCGTCGAGGTCGAAGAGCCTGCGGACGCGAGCCAGGAGCGACGGCAGGTCGGCAAGGTCGGCGAGACGGGCCGTCACGCTCACGGCACCGGGCTCGGGGGTCACGCTCACCACGCCCATTCCGCCTGCCAGCCGCACTGACCTCGTATACGCCCCGTCTTGGACCGACTCGATTCCAGGAATTGCCCTGGTAGCAAGCCACTTCAGCACTCCCGCTCCGTCAAAGGGCTCGCGGGCGGCGAGACGCACCGTGATGGCCGCCGTGCCTCGGTGTGCAGAAGTGCCGGATCCGGGGCTGTCCGCGGGTTTGTCCAGACCGGCGGCTGCTCCCTGGGGAGCGGGAGTCCCGGCACTTCGGAACGCCGCTCCGGGGTAAGCAACACCGGACCGAGCCACGCCGGGCTCTGCCGCACCGGACCGGGCCACGCCGGACCGGGCCACACCGGAGCGCGCCGCCCCGGCATTCGCCAGCCGATCCACCCGCCGCGCCGCCGCGCGCACCTGCGTGGGGGTCATCCCGAACACCTCGGCCACCGTGTCGTTGAATTGGCGGATCGACGCGAACCCCGCCGCGAAGGCCACATCGCTCGCCGGCATCGCGGTGGAGACCAACAGCGTGCGGGCCGTCTGGGCCCGCTGCGCTCGTGCGAGCGCCAGGGCCCCAGCGCCCAATTCCTCGCTGAGCACGCGGCCCAGCTGCCTTCCCGAATACCCCACGCGCGCGGCCAGGCCTGGCACTCCTTCGCGGTCCACGACGCCGTCGCCGATGAGCCGCATCGCGCGGGCCGCCACGTCCTCCCTGATCGCCCACTCGGGGCTGCCAGGCACCGCCTCGGGTAGGCATCGCTTGCACGCGCGAAACCCCGCGAGATGCGCCGCCGCAGACGTGCGGTAGAACTCGACGTTGGCTGGCCGGGGCATGCGCGCGGGGCAGCTGGGCTTGCAGTAGATCCCCGTCGTCCGCACGGCCATCACGAACTGGCCGTCGAAGCGCCGATCGCGCCCGGCCGATGCCCTGTAGCAGGCGTCGGCGTCGAGCGGGATCGCGTTCATGCCCTCAAGAATGCCCCGGCCTGGGCCCGGGCGCTAGCGGTTTTCGGACATGGCTATGGCCACATGTCAGCCGCCGACGCCGCGCACATGCCGGCGGCGCCAGCGCCTAGGAGGGCTTTGTCGCGTGAAGGCGCTCGATCGCGCCGCGCCCCAGCCGCTCGATCACCACGATCTCGATATCAAGGGATCGCGCCACAAGAGACGGCCTGCGCGTGAAATGCTCACCGAAAACCGGCCGCGTGAACGTCTCCACCACACGTTGAGCCGCCCGTAGCGGCAACGATGTCGAGACCACGTGATCCGCCATGAGCAACGCGCCGCCCGGTCGCAGCACCCGCAGCGCCTCGAGCAGCGCGCCACGCACCTCGGGCACACCACAGAGCGAGAAGGAGAAGACCACGGAGTCGAAGGATGCATCGGCGAAGGACAATGCCATGGCGTCGCCTTCGACCGCGGCGGCAGATCGCCCCAATCGGGTGGCGGCGCGGTCGGCCCTCGCGACGGCCTTTGGCTGCCGATCGAGGCCCGTAAGAACGGCGTCGGCCGGATAGAAGGCCAAGGATGGCCAGCCGCCGATGCCAATCTCGAGGGTCTCGCCGAGCGCCCGCGAGGCAACCCACCGCCTGCTGTGCACGAGCACGGCCGCCTGAGAATCCACCATGCGTCGATCATAGGGAGGCGTCCGCTCGACCGCTCTCATGGGAGGCGGCTCTCGCGAGAGCGGCGGCCGAGGGGGCCGACACGGCGACACGGCGACACGGCGACACGGCGACACGGCGGCCGCGCTTCCAGTGCTTCTTGCGGTGTGGTGTGCCCCGCCAAAGCAGAGAAAAGGACACGGCCCGGCAGAGGGGGGTCGCCGGACCGTGCCAATTCAATTCTACGCGTCTCAGGATTGAGAATGGGGGGATTTTCGAAAACTATCCGGCGCCGATGCCGCCGCGCGTGATCCACCGGCCCCGGCCACCGATTGGGCCAAGACGTGGAGAGCGGCCCGGCAGAGGGGGGGTTTGCCGGGCCGCTTCAACTACAAGTAGACATCCCCATTCTCAGATTTTGCCAAGAGTGCGGGCAATTTCTCTTGAGAGCCCGACGAGGGAGCAGAAGGCGGCGCGGGCGCTGCCCACCTAGGCCGACCATCGCGGGCTCATTTTCGCCCGCGATTGCGGCGGGATTGGCGTTCAAACAGGTGCCAGGCTTGGCCTATGACGGAGTTGTCTCTCGAGCAACGCGATCGTGCGGCGGGCGCGATCCTCGGTGCAGCCCTCGGCGACGCGCTCGGAGCGCCCTACGAATTCAGCACCTCCTCGCCCGGAGTGACCCTGCACGGAACCGCGGATGACTTCCCAGGCGGCGGCGCCCACCGCTGGAGGCCGGGCGAGTGGACGGACGACACCTCGATGGCCGTGCCGGTCCTTGAAGCCATTTCCGACGGAGACGAGCT from Demequina lutea includes:
- a CDS encoding methylated-DNA--[protein]-cysteine S-methyltransferase, which encodes MTTYTVETLDTPDGPFTLVENPEGAVVAAGWSADVEGVAGRARLAPADLTAGACRASAAVRAFYAGDVEAPARVPVAQHGTAFQRAVWTALREIPRGEVRRYGELAAELGSPGASRAVGAACGRNAVALFVPCHRVVGASGSLTGFAWGVEVKRELLTREGATV
- a CDS encoding AlkA N-terminal domain-containing protein; this encodes MNAIPLDADACYRASAGRDRRFDGQFVMAVRTTGIYCKPSCPARMPRPANVEFYRTSAAAHLAGFRACKRCLPEAVPGSPEWAIREDVAARAMRLIGDGVVDREGVPGLAARVGYSGRQLGRVLSEELGAGALALARAQRAQTARTLLVSTAMPASDVAFAAGFASIRQFNDTVAEVFGMTPTQVRAAARRVDRLANAGAARSGVARSGVARSGAAEPGVARSGVAYPGAAFRSAGTPAPQGAAAGLDKPADSPGSGTSAHRGTAAITVRLAAREPFDGAGVLKWLATRAIPGIESVQDGAYTRSVRLAGGMGVVSVTPEPGAVSVTARLADLADLPSLLARVRRLFDLDADPAMYEAALAADPRMAASIATTRGIRIPGALDPVEMVVRAILGQQVTVAAARTAVRRLVAELAEPLPPALAPMPLEVTHLFPTAATLASAVRDVVTGPGRRREALALACEAAASGELPLDVGATRDELTSVLEAIPGIGPWTSNYVALRVLGSPDLLLTGDIAVRNGAAALGLPRDAKPLSEAAAAFAPWRSYLMMHLWRAAASPVSAPPTSSPTARPARPARPTAPRTPAPRTPAP
- a CDS encoding class I SAM-dependent methyltransferase, which encodes MVDSQAAVLVHSRRWVASRALGETLEIGIGGWPSLAFYPADAVLTGLDRQPKAVARADRAATRLGRSAAAVEGDAMALSFADASFDSVVFSFSLCGVPEVRGALLEALRVLRPGGALLMADHVVSTSLPLRAAQRVVETFTRPVFGEHFTRRPSLVARSLDIEIVVIERLGRGAIERLHATKPS